The Fructilactobacillus ixorae genome has a window encoding:
- a CDS encoding sulfite exporter TauE/SafE family protein, giving the protein MILQFIFLLVAGIVAGLMATIAGLASIASYPALLMVGIPPVIANVTNTVSLIFTGVGAIPASLKELHGQWRRALGYTILAVIGSVSGSALLLVAPASTFEKIVPFFILVAGVMLLLSGRGKELKEEERLRRAEMHPTRHKVLTLASYLGIVLVGGYLGYFGAAGGVVLLAILAVITRESFAKYNAVKNVMTFACNLCSSAYFIMTTTVAWYAVLPLGMGLLIGGYCGPLIVRRVNIKVLRFLIAIAAFLLAADLFVKAYF; this is encoded by the coding sequence ATGATTTTACAATTTATTTTCTTATTAGTGGCGGGGATTGTGGCAGGGTTAATGGCGACGATTGCCGGCTTGGCATCAATTGCCTCCTATCCAGCGCTCCTGATGGTGGGGATTCCACCGGTAATTGCAAACGTGACGAATACGGTTTCCCTCATTTTTACCGGGGTGGGCGCCATTCCAGCGTCCCTAAAGGAACTGCACGGTCAGTGGCGCCGGGCGCTGGGGTATACCATCCTGGCGGTGATCGGAAGTGTGAGCGGGAGTGCTCTCTTACTGGTTGCCCCGGCGTCTACCTTTGAAAAAATCGTGCCATTCTTTATCTTAGTAGCTGGGGTAATGCTCCTGCTTTCAGGACGAGGAAAGGAACTGAAAGAGGAAGAGCGCTTACGGCGTGCGGAAATGCATCCTACGCGGCACAAGGTCCTAACCCTGGCTAGTTACCTCGGAATTGTATTAGTAGGTGGTTACCTCGGGTACTTTGGAGCTGCCGGTGGGGTAGTGTTATTAGCGATTTTAGCGGTGATTACCCGGGAAAGCTTTGCCAAGTACAATGCCGTCAAAAACGTGATGACGTTTGCTTGTAACCTTTGTTCGTCAGCGTACTTTATCATGACGACGACGGTGGCTTGGTATGCGGTTTTACCGCTGGGCATGGGCTTGCTAATCGGCGGGTACTGCGGACCGTTAATCGTGCGGCGTGTCAACATTAAGGTTCTCCGTTTCCTAATTGCGATTGCGGCATTCTTACTCGCGGCAGACTTATTTGTCAAGGCTTACTTTTAA
- a CDS encoding MFS transporter, with protein sequence MSKETRRAIFIIIAANFIICLGWSLVIPVEPFIKNEYHLTAGEMGMMTSLFAFTQFLFSPLIGRLSDRIGRAPILTVGLVLFAFSQFIFALANSLLWFDLSRLIGGVAAAMVGTTSMALAADLSSERERARVIGWISAAFSGGLIIGPGIGGILANLSYKTPFWFAGVSGILAALVFIFGMPSHPKERSHGKLVDGMPLRTGSFKQLLNKSIITLFFMILVASFGLAGFESIYTLYVNQVFHFSLNQIALVLILNGIFSLFLQVVLFDRLVNWVGELGLTRICFLVSMAGILWILVAHTAVEVIVATLLIFCAFDVLRPAITTLLTRFGKHNQGLINGVNMSLTSIGNIAGPIFAGTLMDKNPSLPYLIVAIIMFCSALITWVVSYEMKQQRSPQ encoded by the coding sequence ATGAGCAAGGAAACGAGACGCGCGATTTTCATCATTATCGCAGCCAATTTTATCATTTGTTTAGGGTGGAGTTTAGTTATTCCGGTCGAACCCTTCATCAAAAATGAATACCATTTAACGGCGGGAGAAATGGGCATGATGACGTCCTTATTTGCGTTTACTCAATTTCTCTTTTCACCACTCATCGGGCGCCTCTCCGACCGCATTGGCCGGGCGCCAATTTTAACGGTCGGTCTGGTTCTCTTTGCCTTTTCTCAGTTTATCTTCGCCCTCGCCAACTCACTGTTGTGGTTTGACCTTTCCCGGTTAATTGGTGGGGTGGCCGCAGCGATGGTAGGAACGACCTCCATGGCCCTTGCAGCCGATTTGTCCAGCGAACGGGAACGAGCGCGGGTAATCGGCTGGATCTCCGCCGCCTTTAGTGGGGGGCTCATCATTGGACCCGGGATTGGGGGCATCCTTGCCAATTTAAGTTATAAGACGCCCTTTTGGTTTGCCGGAGTCTCTGGAATCTTGGCAGCCCTAGTCTTTATCTTTGGGATGCCCAGCCACCCCAAAGAACGCAGCCACGGTAAGCTGGTTGATGGCATGCCCCTCCGCACCGGCAGTTTCAAACAACTTTTAAACAAGTCGATTATTACTTTATTTTTCATGATCCTAGTGGCCTCCTTTGGTTTAGCCGGGTTTGAAAGCATCTATACCCTCTACGTCAACCAGGTCTTCCACTTCTCACTCAATCAAATCGCCCTCGTGTTAATTCTCAATGGAATTTTCTCCCTCTTTTTACAGGTGGTCCTCTTTGACCGCCTGGTGAACTGGGTCGGAGAGCTTGGCTTAACGCGGATCTGCTTTTTAGTCAGCATGGCTGGGATTCTCTGGATCTTGGTTGCTCACACGGCGGTGGAAGTGATTGTCGCCACCTTGCTAATCTTCTGTGCCTTTGACGTGCTACGTCCCGCGATTACCACCTTGTTGACGCGCTTTGGAAAGCACAATCAGGGACTGATCAACGGGGTGAACATGTCGCTCACCAGCATCGGAAACATCGCCGGTCCCATTTTTGCCGGAACGTTAATGGATAAAAATCCGAGCCTGCCCTACCTGATCGTTGCAATCATCATGTTCTGTTCGGCGCTGATTACTTGGGTAGTTAGTTACGAAATGAAACAACAACGGTCCCCGCAATGA
- a CDS encoding M1 family metallopeptidase, with protein sequence MAGIERFYPLFQPEHYDLFIDVNREQKTITGTTKIRGNASQAKIAVNQKDLQVSQVRANGNPVPFTTDDEAEAIRIELPAAGAVEVELDYQAPLTDTMMGIYPSYYEVGGEKKQVVGTQFETTFARQAFPSIDEPEAKATFSLALKFDEHPGETVLANMPEERVENGVHYFAQTLKMSTYLVAFAFGDLQSKLTTTKSGVEVGVFATKAHQPKELDFALDIAKRAIEFYEDFYQTPYPLPHSWQLALPDFSAGAMENWGLITYREALLLLDPDNTPLETKELVATVITHELAHQWFGDLVTMKWWDDLWLNESFANMMEYVAVDALQPDWHVWEMFQTSEVPMALSRDATDGVQSVHVAVNNPAEIDALFDGAIVYAKGARMLVMVRALLGDDALRKGLRQYFVAHQYGNAEGQDLWQALGDASGLAIGKIMNSWLEQPGYPVVSATVTDDGQLTLRQQQFFIGGGTDKGRQWQIPLDSNYAAAPQIMDKPALKLGDYKSLRKQAGVPFRVNVGNNSHVVVQYDPELLADILEDVETLTPIDQRQILQDLRLLASAQRIDYARLIPLLQQFAGSESAIVNAELYAVANSLKMFVTPGSPAEQELREFFGKLVHANVNRLGLLPRAGESNDDQKVRPIVFNAALYAQLPDVIEQAHAIFTDHHADLVALPADVRALILKNEVQNYGSADLFDQLLTDYTTTNDVNYREDLAVAVPNVADPQLAERLVSQFKNADVIKPQDLRAWYRGLLANELNQQVAWDWIRNNWDWLEATVGGDMEFATFITVTARIFHTPERLAEFKAFFEPKLETPGLEREIKMDTRTIAGKVDLIAGEQAAVLGELTRNV encoded by the coding sequence ATGGCAGGAATTGAACGGTTTTATCCCCTGTTTCAACCGGAACACTATGATTTATTCATTGATGTTAACCGGGAACAGAAAACGATTACGGGAACCACGAAGATTCGTGGGAATGCTAGTCAAGCTAAGATAGCGGTTAACCAAAAGGATTTACAGGTTAGTCAGGTTCGGGCCAACGGCAACCCGGTTCCCTTTACGACTGATGATGAAGCAGAAGCGATTCGCATTGAGTTACCGGCTGCCGGCGCAGTGGAAGTCGAACTGGACTACCAAGCACCGTTGACGGATACCATGATGGGCATTTACCCTTCTTACTATGAAGTCGGGGGGGAAAAGAAGCAGGTGGTAGGCACCCAGTTTGAAACGACGTTTGCCCGGCAGGCTTTTCCTAGTATTGACGAACCAGAAGCCAAAGCGACGTTTAGCCTGGCACTGAAGTTTGACGAACACCCGGGAGAAACGGTGTTAGCCAACATGCCCGAAGAACGGGTTGAAAATGGGGTTCACTACTTTGCCCAGACCCTGAAAATGTCGACCTACCTAGTGGCGTTTGCCTTTGGAGACCTCCAGAGTAAGCTTACGACCACTAAGAGTGGGGTCGAAGTTGGCGTTTTTGCTACCAAGGCCCACCAACCCAAGGAACTCGACTTTGCCCTAGACATTGCTAAGCGCGCCATCGAATTTTATGAAGACTTCTACCAAACTCCTTATCCCTTGCCACATTCCTGGCAACTTGCACTTCCGGACTTTTCGGCCGGAGCCATGGAAAACTGGGGGCTAATTACCTACCGAGAAGCACTGTTATTACTGGATCCTGATAATACTCCATTAGAAACGAAGGAACTCGTGGCGACAGTCATTACCCACGAACTGGCCCACCAGTGGTTTGGGGACCTAGTTACCATGAAATGGTGGGATGATCTGTGGTTAAATGAAAGTTTTGCTAACATGATGGAGTACGTGGCCGTTGATGCCCTCCAGCCCGATTGGCACGTGTGGGAAATGTTTCAGACGTCCGAAGTGCCCATGGCCCTATCACGGGATGCTACGGATGGTGTTCAGTCAGTGCACGTCGCCGTAAATAATCCGGCGGAGATTGATGCGCTCTTTGACGGAGCAATTGTCTACGCCAAGGGAGCTCGGATGTTAGTGATGGTACGGGCTTTGTTGGGGGACGATGCCTTACGGAAGGGGCTCCGCCAGTACTTTGTTGCGCACCAGTATGGAAACGCCGAAGGGCAGGATTTGTGGCAAGCACTCGGTGATGCTTCGGGATTAGCGATTGGGAAGATCATGAATTCATGGTTGGAACAACCCGGTTACCCAGTGGTTTCTGCAACCGTGACGGATGATGGCCAGTTAACCTTACGGCAACAACAGTTCTTTATCGGAGGCGGAACGGACAAAGGCCGGCAATGGCAGATTCCGTTAGATAGTAACTACGCAGCAGCGCCTCAAATTATGGATAAACCAGCGCTAAAACTTGGTGATTACAAGTCCTTGCGAAAGCAAGCAGGGGTTCCGTTCCGAGTAAACGTTGGTAACAACTCCCACGTAGTAGTGCAATATGATCCAGAGTTATTGGCCGACATTTTAGAGGACGTTGAAACGTTAACGCCGATTGATCAACGGCAAATTTTACAGGACCTGCGCCTATTAGCTAGCGCCCAACGGATTGATTACGCGCGGTTAATTCCGTTGCTCCAACAGTTTGCGGGGAGTGAATCGGCGATTGTGAATGCTGAACTCTATGCCGTTGCAAACTCACTAAAGATGTTTGTAACGCCCGGTTCCCCCGCTGAACAAGAGCTCCGCGAGTTCTTTGGCAAGTTAGTGCACGCTAACGTGAACCGGTTAGGGTTACTACCCCGGGCTGGCGAATCGAACGATGATCAAAAGGTCCGGCCCATTGTATTTAATGCGGCTCTATATGCACAATTACCGGATGTCATTGAACAAGCCCACGCCATTTTCACTGACCACCACGCGGACTTAGTTGCTCTGCCAGCGGACGTGCGGGCTTTAATTTTGAAGAATGAAGTGCAAAATTATGGCAGTGCAGACCTCTTTGACCAGTTGCTGACGGATTACACGACGACGAATGACGTTAACTACCGAGAAGATTTAGCAGTTGCGGTTCCTAATGTAGCTGACCCCCAGTTAGCTGAACGGCTCGTTTCGCAGTTTAAGAATGCGGATGTTATTAAACCCCAAGATTTGCGGGCCTGGTACCGTGGGTTACTTGCTAATGAGTTAAACCAACAGGTAGCGTGGGATTGGATTCGGAATAATTGGGATTGGCTAGAAGCAACTGTCGGTGGTGATATGGAATTTGCGACCTTCATTACGGTAACGGCTCGGATTTTCCACACACCAGAGCGACTAGCAGAATTTAAAGCGTTCTTTGAACCAAAATTGGAAACACCGGGATTAGAACGAGAAATTAAGATGGATACGCGGACAATCGCTGGCAAGGTTGATTTGATTGCCGGGGAACAAGCCGCGGTCTTAGGAGAACTTACGCGTAACGTTTAA